A genomic region of Jeotgalibaca ciconiae contains the following coding sequences:
- a CDS encoding class I SAM-dependent DNA methyltransferase, translating into MATANLGFEEKLWKMADKLRGSMDSGEYKNVVLGLLFLKYVSDAFEEKYAELKADEWADEEDRDEYVAENIFFVPKEARWSFIKDNAKKPEVGQLIDAAMVAIEKENPSLVGVLPKSFARPELDKTRLGETIDLFSFKVGDEESREKDVIGRVYEYFLSNFASAEGKNGGEFYTPSSVVRLLVEMLEPYKGRVYDPACGSGGMFVQSSKFIKEHQGRIDNLSVYGQESNPTTWKLCKMNLAIRGIDGNIGPHNADTFLNDLHKGLKADYIIANPPFNIKDWGGDKLQDDVRWQYGIPPEGNANYAWIQHMISKLAPAGTAGFVLANGSMSSNTGGEGEIRKNLIENDLVECIVTLPGQLFYSTQIPVCLWFVSKNKMKTGKRERNNKILFIDARNLGVMATRTLKEFNDEDIQKVADTFHAWRGKNEQEYTDELGFCKEATIEEVRENDHILTPGRYVGLAEQEDDGEPFEEKMTRLTRELSEQFAQSKEL; encoded by the coding sequence ATGGCAACAGCGAACTTAGGTTTTGAAGAAAAGTTATGGAAAATGGCAGATAAATTACGAGGATCAATGGATTCTGGTGAATATAAAAATGTGGTATTAGGCTTATTATTTTTAAAATATGTATCTGATGCCTTTGAAGAAAAATATGCGGAGTTAAAAGCAGATGAATGGGCAGACGAAGAAGACCGTGATGAATATGTTGCGGAGAATATCTTCTTTGTACCAAAAGAAGCGCGTTGGTCATTTATTAAAGACAATGCAAAGAAACCCGAAGTCGGTCAGTTAATTGATGCAGCAATGGTTGCAATTGAAAAAGAAAATCCATCATTAGTGGGCGTATTACCTAAATCCTTTGCACGCCCAGAATTAGATAAAACACGTCTTGGTGAAACAATCGACTTGTTCTCATTCAAAGTCGGTGATGAAGAGAGCCGTGAAAAAGATGTTATCGGTCGTGTTTACGAATATTTCTTAAGTAACTTTGCAAGCGCAGAAGGCAAAAATGGTGGCGAGTTCTACACACCATCTTCAGTCGTTCGCTTACTAGTTGAAATGCTAGAACCATACAAAGGCCGTGTATATGACCCTGCATGTGGCTCTGGTGGTATGTTCGTACAATCTTCTAAATTCATTAAAGAACATCAAGGTCGTATTGATAATTTATCTGTATACGGTCAAGAATCTAATCCAACAACATGGAAGCTTTGTAAGATGAACTTAGCGATCCGTGGCATTGATGGTAATATTGGGCCCCATAATGCAGATACGTTTTTAAACGATTTACATAAAGGCTTAAAAGCAGATTATATTATAGCTAATCCACCATTCAATATTAAAGATTGGGGTGGCGATAAGCTACAAGATGATGTGCGTTGGCAATACGGTATTCCTCCAGAAGGCAATGCCAACTATGCTTGGATTCAGCATATGATTTCAAAATTAGCACCAGCAGGAACAGCTGGTTTTGTATTAGCGAATGGCTCAATGTCATCTAATACAGGTGGTGAAGGCGAAATTCGTAAAAACTTAATTGAAAATGACTTAGTTGAATGTATTGTGACACTACCAGGTCAGCTATTTTATTCAACGCAAATTCCTGTATGTTTATGGTTCGTCTCGAAAAATAAAATGAAGACAGGTAAACGTGAACGAAATAATAAAATTCTCTTTATTGATGCGCGTAATTTAGGAGTTATGGCAACGCGTACTTTAAAAGAATTTAATGATGAAGATATTCAAAAAGTTGCCGATACCTTCCATGCATGGCGTGGTAAGAATGAGCAAGAATATACAGATGAATTAGGTTTTTGTAAAGAAGCAACAATTGAAGAGGTGCGTGAAAACGACCATATTTTAACACCAGGACGTTATGTAGGTTTAGCCGAACAAGAAGATGATGGTGAACCATTCGAAGAAAAAATGACCCGTTTAACAAGAGAGTTATCAGAGCAGTTTGCGCAATCGAAAGAGTTATAA
- a CDS encoding restriction endonuclease subunit S, producing the protein MEFNKIVRLKDIAEVEMGQSPKSEFYNEQEGTPFLQGTRTFGLLYPIIDTYTTKVTKWAMEGDILFSVRAPVGNINIATKPLCIGRGLAAVRSKTNNQKFLFYLLKAFNNYEGHSTGTIFSSINKSTLENLEFAIPEENIQSSIGDFLWSIDEKIELNNNIISNLEKLSQTLFKQWFIDFEFPNEEGKPYKSSGGEMVESDLGEIPKKWCSKKFNSIMKISSGKRPKIKADNYSFENSIPIIGASKIMGYTRDTLFDSPILVIGRVGTHGVVQKIVDRCWPSDNTLVIQSEFYNFVFEFLKVIDYKSLNRGSTQPLITQTDIKNQTIIVPEDLTIIEKFEKILMPLLNKQFLLLKENENLTQLRDTLLPRLLSGEIEIPDELEV; encoded by the coding sequence ATGGAGTTTAATAAAATTGTAAGATTAAAAGATATTGCTGAAGTTGAAATGGGACAATCACCTAAATCAGAATTTTATAATGAACAAGAGGGGACGCCATTTTTGCAAGGAACAAGAACTTTTGGATTACTATATCCTATTATTGATACTTATACAACAAAAGTAACCAAATGGGCTATGGAAGGTGATATTTTATTCAGTGTTAGAGCACCTGTAGGAAACATAAATATTGCTACCAAACCTTTATGTATCGGACGGGGATTAGCAGCTGTTCGTTCAAAAACAAATAATCAGAAATTCTTATTTTATTTATTAAAGGCTTTTAATAATTATGAAGGTCATTCGACCGGTACAATATTTAGTTCAATAAATAAAAGTACATTAGAAAATTTAGAATTCGCTATTCCAGAAGAAAACATACAAAGTTCGATAGGTGATTTCTTATGGTCAATTGATGAAAAAATCGAATTAAATAACAATATTATATCCAATCTCGAAAAACTCTCTCAAACCCTTTTCAAACAGTGGTTCATCGACTTTGAATTTCCAAATGAAGAAGGAAAACCGTACAAATCAAGTGGTGGAGAAATGGTGGAAAGTGATTTAGGGGAGATACCTAAAAAATGGTGCTCTAAAAAATTTAATAGTATTATGAAAATCTCTAGTGGTAAGCGTCCAAAGATAAAAGCGGATAATTATAGCTTTGAGAATTCAATACCGATAATAGGAGCCAGTAAAATAATGGGATATACTAGAGACACGCTATTTGACTCTCCAATATTAGTTATAGGTAGAGTAGGTACACATGGTGTAGTTCAAAAAATAGTAGATAGATGTTGGCCTTCTGATAATACTTTAGTTATTCAAAGTGAATTTTATAACTTTGTTTTTGAATTTTTAAAGGTAATTGATTATAAGTCTTTGAATCGAGGGTCAACGCAGCCATTAATAACTCAAACAGATATAAAAAATCAAACCATTATTGTTCCTGAAGATCTAACTATAATAGAAAAATTCGAAAAAATCTTAATGCCGTTATTAAATAAACAATTCTTACTATTAAAAGAAAATGAGAATTTAACTCAACTCCGTGATACACTCCTACCAAGGCTACTTTCAGGTGAAATCGAAATCCCTGATGAATTGGAGGTGTAA
- a CDS encoding type I restriction endonuclease subunit R: MFKYNESELEVAALEWLEELGYDIVEGPDIAPDGDSPERDSFQDVVLVDRLRDALRKINPTIDTKVIEEAVQKIAANASPNLILNNKQFHKLATDGIEIQVQGTDGYNPTVSVYVFDFENPQNNDFMAVNQFTIIEGQSNKRPDVLVFVNGLPVVVMELKNATNEDVDISDAYNQIQTYKQAIPTLFRYNAFLITSDGINARVGSLTANEERFMKWRTVDGISLASPAEPQLEVMINGMLEPRRLMDIIQNFILFQTDGENTFKILAAYHQYHAVNKAVEKAQIATAENGDHKIGVIWHTQGSGKSLSMVFYAGKLIKAMNNPTLVVLTDRNDLDDQLYKTFSMSKDILRQSPNQAQSSDSLRELLNVESGGIIFTTLQKFSPDEEVGEMPCLTDRTNVIVMADEAHRSQYGFGAALSQKKESEGELKYGYAKYVRDALPNASFIGFTGTPVESTDRNTPAVFGEYIDVYDMSQAVEDGATVKIFYESRVIPLELPEGLAIDDDYEDITEDQELSIKEKLKSKWSRLEAVAGASSRVEKMAQDLVHHYEERGKAMFGKSMIVVMSRRIAIDLYKEIIKLRPEWHSDDDDKGVIKIVMTGSSSDPVEWQPFIGTKKRREFLARRMKDNDDSLKIVIVRDMWLTGFDVPSMNTMYIDKPMKGHNLMQAIARVNRVFKDKPGGLVVDYIGIADNLKQALKQYTDSDRETAGVDTALAVDVMLEKYQLILELLYGHDYSGFKSEKSSQRIKAIVNTMDYVIGLGEEEKKRFLDTVTELSKAYALCATTREAEELNDEIGFFKAVKASIVKTIGDGSKKKTATQMDAQINQLISKSVISEDVIDIYKELGLENPDISILSDQFLEDVRALPQKNLAVELLNRLLNGKVKNVQRSNLIKARKFSEMLANSLNKYNKRTIETSKVIEELIELAKEMDGAYKRGEDNGMVREEVAFYDALASHDTAEQVLGDDTLKIIAHELTQSIKENMSIDWNLRDSARAKMRVMVKRLLKKHGYPPEISKQAIDTVIEQAELMSEQLALEL; this comes from the coding sequence ATGTTTAAATACAATGAATCAGAGTTAGAAGTCGCAGCACTCGAATGGTTAGAAGAACTAGGTTATGACATTGTTGAAGGTCCAGATATTGCACCAGATGGCGACAGCCCAGAGCGCGATAGCTTTCAAGATGTTGTGTTAGTTGATCGTTTGCGTGACGCTTTGCGAAAGATAAACCCAACAATTGATACGAAAGTCATTGAAGAAGCTGTTCAAAAAATAGCAGCAAATGCTTCGCCAAATTTAATTTTAAATAATAAACAATTCCATAAACTTGCGACAGATGGGATTGAGATTCAAGTACAAGGAACAGATGGGTATAATCCGACTGTTTCTGTGTATGTATTTGATTTTGAAAATCCACAAAACAATGATTTTATGGCAGTTAACCAGTTTACGATTATTGAAGGTCAATCAAATAAACGTCCTGATGTACTTGTCTTTGTTAATGGCTTACCTGTTGTCGTGATGGAACTCAAAAATGCGACGAATGAAGATGTTGATATTTCAGATGCATACAATCAAATTCAAACATATAAACAAGCGATTCCGACATTATTCCGTTACAATGCGTTCTTAATTACGAGTGACGGTATTAATGCACGTGTAGGTTCTCTTACTGCAAATGAAGAACGCTTTATGAAGTGGCGTACGGTTGATGGCATTTCATTAGCCAGTCCAGCTGAACCTCAGCTTGAAGTCATGATTAATGGGATGTTAGAGCCTCGTCGTTTAATGGATATTATTCAAAATTTTATTTTATTCCAAACAGATGGTGAAAATACATTTAAAATCTTAGCTGCCTATCACCAATACCATGCAGTAAATAAAGCAGTTGAAAAAGCACAAATAGCAACGGCAGAAAACGGTGACCATAAGATTGGTGTTATTTGGCATACACAAGGTTCTGGTAAAAGTCTCTCCATGGTGTTTTATGCAGGTAAATTGATTAAAGCGATGAATAATCCGACTTTAGTCGTTTTAACAGACCGTAATGATTTAGATGATCAGCTGTATAAAACATTCTCAATGTCGAAGGATATTTTACGGCAGTCACCAAATCAAGCACAGTCTAGTGATTCTTTACGTGAATTATTAAATGTAGAATCAGGTGGCATCATCTTTACGACACTACAAAAATTCTCACCTGATGAAGAAGTAGGTGAAATGCCGTGTCTAACAGACCGTACAAATGTTATTGTCATGGCAGATGAAGCCCATCGTTCACAATATGGTTTTGGTGCAGCATTATCGCAAAAGAAAGAAAGCGAAGGTGAATTGAAGTATGGCTACGCAAAATATGTTCGTGATGCGTTGCCGAATGCTTCATTCATCGGATTCACCGGCACACCTGTAGAATCAACAGACCGCAATACACCAGCAGTATTTGGTGAATACATTGATGTGTATGATATGTCACAGGCAGTAGAAGATGGTGCGACAGTTAAGATTTTTTATGAGTCTCGTGTTATTCCTCTAGAGTTACCAGAGGGATTAGCAATTGATGATGACTATGAAGATATTACAGAAGACCAAGAACTATCGATAAAAGAAAAACTGAAGTCAAAATGGTCACGTTTAGAAGCAGTCGCAGGTGCAAGTTCACGTGTCGAAAAAATGGCCCAAGATTTGGTCCATCACTATGAAGAACGTGGAAAAGCAATGTTCGGTAAATCAATGATTGTTGTGATGTCCCGTCGAATTGCGATTGATTTATACAAAGAAATTATTAAACTTCGTCCAGAATGGCATTCAGATGACGATGATAAAGGTGTTATTAAAATCGTTATGACAGGCTCATCGAGTGATCCAGTCGAATGGCAGCCATTCATTGGAACAAAAAAACGCCGTGAATTTTTAGCACGTCGTATGAAAGATAACGATGATTCATTAAAAATCGTTATTGTGCGAGATATGTGGCTAACTGGATTTGATGTGCCTTCAATGAATACGATGTATATTGATAAACCGATGAAAGGCCATAACTTAATGCAAGCTATCGCACGTGTAAACCGTGTATTTAAAGATAAACCAGGCGGCTTAGTAGTTGATTACATTGGTATTGCAGATAATTTAAAACAGGCATTAAAGCAGTATACAGATAGTGACCGTGAAACAGCAGGTGTTGATACAGCTCTTGCAGTAGATGTCATGTTAGAAAAATATCAACTTATTTTAGAATTGTTATACGGTCATGATTATTCAGGCTTTAAATCCGAAAAATCGTCGCAACGTATTAAAGCAATTGTGAATACGATGGATTATGTCATCGGACTGGGTGAAGAAGAAAAGAAACGCTTTTTAGACACTGTAACGGAATTATCAAAAGCATATGCTTTATGTGCAACGACACGAGAGGCAGAGGAATTAAACGATGAAATTGGCTTTTTTAAAGCTGTCAAAGCGAGTATTGTGAAAACAATTGGTGATGGTAGTAAAAAGAAAACAGCAACACAAATGGATGCACAAATTAATCAATTAATTTCAAAGTCGGTTATCTCGGAAGATGTGATTGATATTTATAAAGAGCTTGGATTAGAGAATCCTGATATTTCGATTTTATCCGATCAATTTTTAGAAGATGTTCGAGCATTACCACAAAAGAACTTAGCAGTAGAATTACTAAATCGTTTATTGAATGGCAAAGTGAAAAATGTGCAGCGCAGTAACTTAATCAAGGCGCGCAAGTTCTCTGAAATGCTAGCTAACTCACTGAATAAATACAATAAACGAACCATTGAAACGTCAAAAGTTATCGAAGAACTAATTGAATTAGCAAAAGAAATGGACGGAGCTTATAAACGCGGAGAAGATAATGGTATGGTCAGGGAAGAAGTCGCATTCTATGACGCATTAGCTTCACATGATACAGCCGAACAAGTTTTAGGAGACGATACGTTAAAAATCATTGCTCATGAATTAACGCAGTCCATCAAAGAAAACATGAGTATTGATTGGAATTTACGTGATTCTGCACGTGCAAAAATGCGTGTGATGGTCAAACGATTACTTAAAAAACACGGTTACCCACCAGAAATCAGTAAACAAGCAATAGACACCGTAATTGAACAAGCAGAGCTGATGTCAGAGCAGTTGGCGTTGGAATTATAA
- a CDS encoding AAA family ATPase, with protein MLSNIFLRNVASYNEVGTKFKDLKKVNFIYGNNGTGKSTLSRGFLNIEDVVYSDCIYEGNIIGERLVYNKNFIDENFKSDNDIPGIFTLGRDDVEKQIELDEIQKNIEKNKEDKIKAQDNITITQGKIEENQQNFNDLIWSKKSDKTNRISALYQHAFIGLHGSKQRFYNEYCNQVVSNGSELINIDELFKSAEVVFSEEQSALSKIPALEIKYESGSKIFSKSIIGKEDLEYAHLVEKLNIHTWVHEGYKTIQENDLDYCPFCRSELKEEITNYLTEYFNEKFEKEIVELNKEIIKYKEYAENVILYLEELQALDNKYLEKIMVEKILLKIKAKNQENLKYLSEKEKAPSNKIELKLFEQELAELNEQLTIDNEKIEVHNNTVRKLGEEKERILRNIWRVFLSSTEVEYKNFKKEQKKLNGRLEGLKEAVDTKDEYIIENQEKYEKIKESIFGISSTVIAINKQLHLYGFKNFKLRAAEDEGKYKIVRENGEDANKTLSEGEKTFITFLYYYHRVKSVENKKLLFIDDPISSLDSTILYIVSTLVKDLIENSDEYKIEQLFISTHNTYFFKEITYKVNNCCYFIIRKNAKDGSYVKRYEKNPITTSYEALWKELIELKDSSANIIQNVMRRILENYFKFLGGIELDSLIKYFDEDEKIIVSSLIKWTHDGSHHIQEDLYIQQQSDMNEKYFNIFSELFIKSGNEGHLRMMLDKCITEDIENPFKLLEKHSA; from the coding sequence ATGTTATCTAACATTTTTTTGAGAAATGTAGCTAGCTACAATGAAGTAGGGACAAAATTTAAAGATTTAAAGAAGGTTAATTTTATTTATGGTAATAATGGAACAGGTAAATCAACTTTATCTAGAGGTTTTCTTAATATAGAAGATGTAGTCTACTCAGATTGTATTTATGAGGGAAATATAATAGGAGAAAGATTAGTTTATAATAAGAACTTTATTGATGAAAATTTTAAATCTGATAATGATATTCCAGGAATATTTACTTTAGGTAGGGATGATGTAGAGAAACAGATAGAGTTGGATGAAATTCAAAAAAATATAGAAAAAAATAAAGAGGACAAAATTAAAGCCCAAGATAATATAACTATCACTCAGGGAAAAATAGAGGAAAATCAGCAAAACTTTAACGATCTCATATGGAGTAAAAAGAGTGATAAAACAAATAGAATAAGTGCACTATATCAACATGCATTTATCGGGTTGCATGGAAGTAAACAACGCTTTTACAATGAGTACTGTAATCAAGTGGTTTCAAATGGATCTGAATTAATAAATATTGATGAGCTTTTTAAGAGTGCGGAAGTAGTATTCTCTGAAGAGCAAAGTGCATTAAGTAAAATACCGGCTTTGGAAATAAAGTATGAGTCGGGTAGTAAAATATTCAGTAAGTCGATTATCGGTAAAGAGGATTTAGAGTATGCCCACTTAGTTGAAAAACTAAATATACATACATGGGTTCATGAAGGATATAAAACTATTCAAGAGAATGATTTAGATTATTGTCCTTTTTGTAGAAGTGAGTTAAAAGAAGAAATAACTAATTACCTTACAGAATATTTTAATGAAAAATTTGAAAAAGAAATAGTAGAATTAAATAAAGAGATTATTAAATATAAAGAATATGCAGAGAATGTAATCTTATACTTAGAGGAATTACAAGCTTTAGACAATAAATATCTTGAAAAAATCATGGTAGAAAAAATTTTATTAAAAATAAAAGCTAAGAACCAAGAAAATTTAAAATATCTTTCCGAAAAAGAAAAAGCACCTTCAAATAAAATTGAATTAAAATTATTTGAACAAGAATTAGCAGAGTTAAATGAACAATTAACTATCGATAATGAAAAAATAGAAGTTCATAATAATACAGTACGGAAACTGGGGGAGGAAAAAGAAAGAATATTAAGAAATATTTGGAGAGTGTTTTTAAGTTCAACTGAAGTGGAGTATAAAAACTTTAAGAAAGAGCAAAAAAAGTTGAATGGTAGGTTAGAGGGGCTAAAAGAAGCTGTTGATACAAAGGATGAATATATCATAGAAAACCAAGAAAAGTATGAAAAAATTAAGGAAAGCATATTTGGGATTTCCTCTACAGTAATTGCGATTAATAAACAATTACATTTATACGGTTTTAAAAATTTTAAATTAAGAGCTGCAGAAGACGAGGGTAAGTACAAAATTGTTAGAGAAAATGGAGAAGATGCTAATAAAACTTTGAGTGAGGGAGAAAAAACATTCATTACTTTTCTTTATTATTACCACAGAGTTAAAAGTGTAGAAAATAAAAAACTACTTTTTATTGATGATCCAATTTCTAGTTTGGATAGCACGATATTATATATTGTTTCCACATTAGTTAAAGATTTGATTGAAAATAGTGATGAATATAAAATTGAACAATTATTTATATCAACTCATAATACTTATTTTTTTAAAGAGATAACTTACAAAGTAAATAATTGTTGTTATTTTATTATAAGAAAAAATGCAAAAGATGGTTCATATGTGAAAAGGTATGAAAAAAATCCAATTACAACTTCATATGAAGCTTTATGGAAAGAACTTATAGAACTAAAAGATTCAAGTGCAAATATCATTCAAAATGTTATGAGAAGAATTCTAGAGAACTATTTTAAATTTCTTGGTGGGATTGAATTGGATAGTCTCATAAAATACTTTGATGAAGATGAAAAAATAATTGTATCTTCATTAATTAAATGGACACATGATGGATCACATCATATACAAGAAGATTTATATATACAACAACAATCAGATATGAATGAAAAATATTTCAATATTTTTAGTGAACTTTTTATCAAAAGTGGCAATGAAGGGCATTTAAGAATGATGC